One Malus sylvestris chromosome 14, drMalSylv7.2, whole genome shotgun sequence DNA segment encodes these proteins:
- the LOC126598398 gene encoding uncharacterized protein LOC126598398, translated as MKMNPEQNRAKARASPVSGALCGPSTVISEQGSLYLHRHPDAVLNEQGGHRNFFSNDSTQSCLGAYAPINFTRDTQKKYFDPIRRGRVKKLGQKGRVQESKMRLGTWNIGTLTGKSMEVVEVMVRRRINIMCLQETKWVGSKANDLENSGFKLWYSGTNRTRNGVGIIVDKTLVQDVVDVKRVGDRIMAIKIVIGQELINVISAYAPQVGLDTSSKEKFWEDLGDLVQGIAQTEKLFIGGDLNGHVGRRQATMEVFMVAM; from the coding sequence atgaaaatgaatccagaacaaaatcgcgctaaagctagggcgtcacccgtaagtggcgcgctgtgtggcccgagcacagtgataagtgagcaagggtcgctgtatctccatcggcacccggatgcagtgttaaatgagcaagggggccatagaaacttcttttcgaacgactccactcaaagttgtttgggagcatatgctcctatcaactttacccgggacacacaaaagaagtactttgatcctattagacgggggagggtgaagaagctaggacagaagggtagagttcaagagagcaaaatgcgtttaggaacgtggaatataggaaccttaacgggaaaatctatggaagtagtggaagttatggtgaggagaaggataaatattatgtgcctacaagaaactaagtgggttggtagtaaggcaaatgatctagaaaactcagggtttaaactttggtattcgggcacaaatagaacgagaaacggtgttggcatcatcgtggacaagaccttggtacaagatgttgtagatgtcaagagggtaggagatagaatcatggcaatcaagattgtaataggacaagaacttatcaatgtgattagtgcgtacgcacctcaagtagggttggatacgagttcgaaggagaaattttgggaagatcttggagacttggtgcaaggaattgctcagacggagaagttatttataggaggagatttaaatggacacgtgggcaggagacaggcaactatggaggttttcatggtggccatg